A single Meles meles chromosome 20, mMelMel3.1 paternal haplotype, whole genome shotgun sequence DNA region contains:
- the LOC123933146 gene encoding cathelicidin-6-like, whose translation METQRDSTSLQRWSLWLLLLGLLITPATTRTLSYREAVLRAVDSLNQRSSDENLYRLLQLNSQPQGDQNPNIPQPASFTVKETVCPKTAQQPLEQCDFKDNGLVKQCDGIVSLDEDKSYFDISCEENLEVSKFGWLGDLLGRVGRGIRNIGRRIKGIFTKYQPPQEES comes from the exons ATGGAGACCCAGAGGGACAGCACCTCCCTGCAGCGGTGGTCACTGTGGCTACTGCTTCTCGGCCTGCTGATCACTCCGGCCACCACACGGACCCTTAGCTACAGGGAGGCTGTGCTCCGTGCTGTGGACAGCTTAAACCAGCGGTCCTCAGATGAGAATCTCTACCGTCTCCTCCAgctgaactcacagccccaagga GACCAGAACCCAAACATCCCACAGCCAGCAAGCTTCACCGTGAAGGAGACTGTGTGTCCCAAGACGGCACAGCAGCCCCTGGAGCAGTGTGATTTCAAGGACAATGGG CTGGTGAAACAGTGTGATGGGATAGTCAGCCTGGACGAGGACAAGAGCTACTTTGACATCAGCTGTGAGGAG AACCTGGAAGTCAGCAAATTCGGATGGCTGGGCGATCTCCTCGGGAGAGTGGGACGGGGCATTCGCAATATTGGCAGGAGAATCAAAGGAATCTTTACGAAGTATCAGCCGCCCCAGGAAGAGTCCTAA